One window of Corynebacterium sp. P3-F1 genomic DNA carries:
- a CDS encoding asparaginase, which yields MKTSEIAVVATGGTIACEADDSGALVPRRTAAQLIESAGVYVPCRPVDVRALDSSSMTLADVDALVATVHEQLADPSVAGVVVTHGTDSLAETAFALDLFHSDPRPIVVTGAQRAADATDPDGPGNLRAAVEYIDVGDDLSNGVVVAFGGQILPARGLVKADTHALDAFRPTAEKNAVVPVRPDPIAPVTLAGMNIPVVAAWAGADSAVVDAVTDMDPDGIVVEGMGSGNVSEEMGQALLRAIDAGIPVVLTTVVPGGKVEFAYGGAGGGATLGDHGAIPAGWLRAGQARIALAAAVSAGMDPLALIGS from the coding sequence ATGAAGACTTCAGAAATCGCTGTGGTGGCCACCGGCGGGACGATCGCGTGCGAGGCCGATGATTCGGGCGCGCTGGTACCCCGCCGCACGGCTGCCCAGCTCATCGAATCCGCCGGGGTGTACGTTCCGTGCCGTCCGGTGGATGTGCGGGCCCTGGATTCCTCGTCAATGACGTTGGCGGATGTGGACGCATTGGTCGCCACCGTGCACGAACAGCTGGCAGACCCGTCTGTTGCCGGCGTCGTGGTCACCCATGGAACGGATTCGCTAGCCGAAACGGCGTTCGCCCTCGACCTGTTTCACTCCGACCCTCGCCCGATCGTGGTTACGGGGGCGCAGCGCGCCGCCGACGCGACAGACCCTGACGGGCCGGGCAATCTCCGGGCAGCCGTGGAGTACATCGACGTGGGAGACGATCTAAGCAACGGCGTTGTCGTGGCCTTCGGCGGGCAGATCCTCCCGGCGCGCGGGCTGGTCAAGGCAGACACGCACGCCCTCGATGCGTTCCGCCCCACCGCGGAAAAGAATGCCGTCGTCCCCGTGCGGCCCGACCCGATCGCCCCTGTCACTCTGGCCGGGATGAACATTCCGGTTGTCGCCGCCTGGGCTGGCGCGGACAGCGCCGTGGTCGATGCAGTGACAGACATGGATCCCGACGGCATCGTCGTGGAAGGGATGGGGTCCGGCAACGTGTCGGAAGAGATGGGCCAAGCACTCCTGCGCGCCATCGATGCCGGGATCCCGGTTGTGCTCACCACAGTCGTGCCAGGCGGAAAAGTGGAGTTCGCGTACGGCGGTGCCGGCGGCGGCGCAACCCTAGGCGATCATGGCGCCATCCCCGCCGGGTGGTTGCGGGCCGGCCAGGCACGCATTGCGCTAGCCGCCGCTGTGTCCGCCGGTATGGACCCGCTGGCGCTTATCGGCAGCTGA
- a CDS encoding DNA polymerase IV, which produces MTRWVLHIDMDAFYASCEQLTRPTLKGRPVLVAGVTGRGVVAGASYEARRYGARSAMPTYRAVQLVGPKAVLVAPRRPVYTTASRRVFEIISRRVDIVEQLSIDEAFMEPLELAGATPDEVDQWANDLREEIRWETGLPSSIGAGTGKQYAKIGSGLAKPDGTFIIPREKQTEILHPLPVGELWGVGPVTAAKLTGIGVETIGDFAALAEREVEVALGGVVAKQLWTLARGIDEREVKPRAESKQISAEHTYPRDLTTTAEVEAAIRRAAEGAHKRLLIDGRGARTVTVKLKMADFHIESRSSTLTYATDDLDTLTAAAFRIARYPDELGPIRLVGVGFSGLETVMQEVLFPELDRTNLPEPQVGEVLPVTPTGTRAWAATQDVHHTEYGHGWIQGAGHGFVTVRFETRATGPGPVKNLRADDLELRPADPVASLAWDDWEPFGADEPPIPLDAGENGEE; this is translated from the coding sequence ATGACTCGCTGGGTGCTGCACATCGACATGGACGCGTTCTACGCGTCCTGCGAGCAGCTGACCCGTCCGACGCTGAAGGGGCGCCCGGTGCTCGTCGCTGGCGTGACCGGCCGGGGAGTGGTCGCGGGCGCGAGCTACGAGGCGCGAAGATACGGTGCGCGCTCAGCGATGCCGACATACCGCGCCGTCCAGCTCGTCGGGCCGAAAGCAGTGTTGGTCGCGCCGCGCCGGCCCGTGTACACCACGGCATCGCGCCGGGTCTTCGAGATCATTTCCCGCCGCGTGGACATCGTCGAACAGCTCTCCATCGATGAGGCATTCATGGAGCCCCTTGAGCTTGCGGGAGCAACGCCGGATGAGGTGGATCAGTGGGCAAACGACCTGCGTGAAGAGATTCGTTGGGAGACTGGATTGCCCAGCTCCATCGGTGCAGGGACGGGCAAGCAATACGCGAAGATCGGTTCCGGACTAGCGAAACCCGACGGCACATTCATCATCCCGCGGGAGAAGCAGACGGAGATCCTGCACCCGCTGCCTGTCGGCGAGCTGTGGGGCGTCGGGCCCGTCACCGCCGCAAAGCTCACCGGTATCGGGGTGGAGACCATCGGCGATTTCGCCGCACTGGCGGAGCGAGAAGTCGAGGTGGCTCTCGGCGGAGTGGTGGCGAAGCAGCTCTGGACACTCGCGCGCGGCATCGACGAACGGGAGGTCAAACCCCGGGCGGAATCCAAGCAGATTTCCGCCGAGCACACCTACCCGCGCGACCTCACCACGACAGCGGAAGTTGAAGCGGCCATCAGGCGCGCGGCGGAAGGAGCACACAAGCGCTTGCTTATCGACGGCCGCGGTGCCCGCACCGTCACCGTCAAACTCAAGATGGCTGATTTCCACATCGAGTCGCGCTCCAGCACGTTGACGTACGCCACCGACGACCTGGACACGCTCACGGCGGCGGCGTTCCGGATCGCCCGCTACCCGGATGAGCTGGGGCCGATCCGGCTCGTCGGGGTGGGATTCTCCGGTTTGGAGACGGTCATGCAGGAAGTGCTGTTCCCGGAGCTCGACCGCACGAATCTGCCTGAGCCGCAGGTGGGGGAGGTGCTTCCTGTCACTCCCACAGGAACCCGCGCATGGGCCGCGACGCAGGATGTCCACCACACCGAGTATGGGCACGGCTGGATTCAGGGGGCCGGACACGGGTTCGTGACCGTCCGGTTCGAGACCCGTGCCACGGGGCCGGGACCTGTCAAAAATCTTCGCGCCGACGATTTGGAGCTCCGCCCAGCTGACCCGGTGGCGTCGCTGGCATGGGACGACTGGGAGCCGTTCGGCGCGGATGAGCCCCCGATCCCGCTTGATGCTGGGGAGAACGGGGAAGAATAA
- the ileS gene encoding isoleucine--tRNA ligase produces MADNQGSIGHVYPKVDMTEGSSKFPDMERHVLDYWNEDGTFQASLDNREGCEEYVFNDGPPFANGLPHYGHLLTGYVKDIVPRFRTMSGYRVPRVFGWDCHGLPAELEAEKQLGITDKSQIEDMGLAKFNEYCGTSVMHYADEWEDYVTRQARWVDFENGYKTMDLEYMESVMWAFKDLYDKGLIYQGFRVLPYSWAEHTPLSNQETRLDDAYKERQDPTVTVTFPIKDSKGHEELVDAAFIGWTTTPWTTPSNLALAVGPEIEYSLIRVGEDSSVPEFAGAKLVLASDLIRSYAKELGENPEVLATYRGTDLEGITYEPLFEYFADEPNAFRVLLADYVTTEDGTGVVHQAPAFGEDDMLTCQKYDIGLVIPVDADGKFTSLVPDYEGKLVFDANRDIIRDLKARGRVLQDKVIVHSYPHSWRSGEPLIYMALPAWFVKVVDVRDRMVELNQQIEWIPGHIRDGQFGKWLEGARDWNISRTRYWGSPVPAWVSDNPEYPRVDVYGSLDELEADFGVRPESLHRPYIDELTRPNPDDPTGQSTMRRVPDVLDCWFESGSMPFAQYHYPFENKEEFETRQPADFIVEYSGQTRGWFYVQHVLSTALFDRVAYKQVVAHGIVLGSDGQKMSKSKGNYPNVNEVFDRDGSDAMRWFLMSSPILRGGNLIVTEQGIRDGVRQAILPIWNAYSFLQLYADREATWDTSSDNVLDRYILAKLHDTVEHTGAALEATDISGACEEVRLFADTLTNWYVRRSRDRFWAGQEEHPEAFNTLYTVLEVLARTAAPLLPYISEVMWRGLTGERSVHLTDYPQAADFPADDQLVAAMDTTRAVCSAASSLRKAKKLRNRLPLPGLKVALPDAESLEPFAPVIRDEVNVKNVELTSDVDSAGTFEVVVNAKVAGPKLGRGVQRAIKNVKAGNYVHDGENVVVDGDLVLTPDLYTERLIAADPDSTAQVEGMDGLVVLDTALTEELEAEGWAADVIRGLQDARKNEGLEVSDRISVTLHVSADKEEWATRHADHIAAETLATSFTVTTDANNNGHTVLDGVTAEVSKNG; encoded by the coding sequence ATGGCGGACAATCAGGGCAGCATCGGACACGTCTATCCCAAGGTGGACATGACGGAGGGATCATCGAAATTCCCCGACATGGAGCGGCACGTCCTCGACTACTGGAACGAGGACGGAACGTTCCAAGCCAGCTTGGATAACCGCGAGGGCTGCGAGGAATACGTTTTCAACGACGGCCCGCCGTTCGCCAACGGCCTGCCGCACTACGGCCACCTGCTCACCGGGTATGTGAAGGACATCGTTCCGCGCTTCCGCACTATGTCCGGCTACCGCGTCCCACGTGTGTTCGGGTGGGACTGCCACGGCCTGCCCGCAGAACTTGAGGCGGAGAAGCAGCTGGGCATCACGGACAAGTCCCAAATCGAAGACATGGGTCTGGCTAAATTCAACGAGTACTGCGGTACGTCGGTGATGCACTACGCCGACGAGTGGGAGGACTATGTCACCCGCCAGGCCCGCTGGGTCGACTTCGAGAACGGCTACAAGACCATGGACCTCGAGTACATGGAGTCCGTCATGTGGGCGTTCAAGGACCTTTACGACAAGGGTCTGATCTACCAGGGCTTCCGCGTCTTGCCCTATTCCTGGGCGGAGCACACCCCGTTGTCGAACCAGGAGACGCGCCTGGATGACGCGTACAAAGAGCGGCAGGATCCGACGGTCACCGTCACTTTCCCCATCAAGGACAGCAAGGGGCACGAGGAGCTTGTCGACGCCGCCTTTATCGGTTGGACCACAACCCCCTGGACCACTCCCTCGAACTTGGCGCTCGCTGTCGGCCCTGAAATCGAGTACTCCCTCATCCGTGTAGGTGAGGACTCCTCGGTGCCGGAATTCGCCGGGGCCAAGCTCGTCTTAGCGTCCGATTTGATCCGGTCCTACGCCAAGGAACTGGGGGAGAACCCCGAAGTACTGGCCACCTACCGCGGCACCGATCTGGAGGGCATCACGTACGAGCCGCTCTTCGAGTACTTCGCCGATGAACCGAATGCCTTCCGGGTTCTGCTCGCGGATTACGTCACCACGGAGGACGGCACCGGTGTCGTCCACCAGGCGCCCGCCTTCGGTGAAGACGACATGCTCACCTGCCAGAAATACGACATCGGGCTGGTCATTCCGGTCGACGCGGACGGCAAATTCACCTCCCTCGTCCCCGACTACGAGGGCAAGCTGGTCTTCGATGCCAACCGCGACATCATCCGCGACCTGAAAGCCCGTGGCCGTGTGCTGCAGGACAAGGTCATCGTCCACTCCTACCCGCACTCCTGGCGCTCCGGCGAGCCGCTCATCTACATGGCGCTGCCGGCGTGGTTTGTGAAGGTGGTGGATGTCCGTGACCGCATGGTGGAGCTCAACCAGCAGATCGAGTGGATCCCCGGACATATCCGCGACGGGCAGTTCGGCAAGTGGCTCGAAGGCGCCCGGGACTGGAATATCTCCCGCACCCGCTATTGGGGCTCGCCGGTGCCGGCGTGGGTGTCCGATAACCCGGAGTACCCGCGTGTGGATGTCTACGGCTCCCTCGACGAGCTGGAAGCCGATTTTGGCGTGCGGCCAGAATCGCTGCACCGCCCATACATCGACGAGCTGACCCGCCCGAACCCGGACGACCCGACTGGGCAATCCACAATGCGCCGCGTCCCGGACGTTCTGGACTGCTGGTTCGAGTCCGGCTCGATGCCGTTCGCGCAGTACCACTACCCGTTCGAGAACAAAGAGGAATTCGAAACCCGCCAGCCGGCCGACTTCATCGTCGAGTACTCCGGTCAGACTCGCGGTTGGTTCTATGTGCAGCATGTTTTGTCCACTGCACTGTTCGACCGTGTCGCCTACAAGCAGGTCGTCGCCCACGGCATCGTGCTCGGCTCCGACGGTCAGAAGATGTCCAAGTCGAAAGGCAATTATCCGAACGTCAACGAGGTCTTCGACCGCGACGGTTCCGACGCGATGCGCTGGTTCCTCATGTCCAGCCCGATCCTGCGCGGCGGCAACCTGATTGTCACCGAACAAGGCATCCGCGACGGTGTGCGCCAGGCAATTCTGCCGATCTGGAATGCTTACTCGTTCTTGCAGCTATACGCCGACCGCGAAGCAACGTGGGACACGAGCTCGGACAACGTGCTTGACCGATACATCCTGGCCAAGCTGCACGACACCGTTGAGCACACCGGTGCCGCGCTCGAAGCCACGGACATCTCCGGCGCGTGCGAGGAAGTCCGCCTCTTCGCCGACACCCTGACCAACTGGTACGTGCGTCGCTCCCGCGACCGCTTCTGGGCGGGCCAAGAGGAGCACCCGGAGGCGTTCAACACCCTGTACACGGTGCTCGAGGTCCTCGCCCGCACCGCCGCTCCGCTGCTGCCGTACATCAGCGAGGTCATGTGGCGCGGCCTGACCGGCGAGCGTTCTGTGCACCTGACTGACTACCCGCAGGCAGCGGACTTCCCGGCCGACGACCAGCTCGTCGCCGCGATGGACACCACCCGCGCCGTGTGCTCGGCGGCGTCGTCGCTGCGCAAGGCGAAGAAGCTGCGCAACCGTCTGCCGCTGCCGGGGCTCAAGGTGGCGCTGCCGGATGCCGAGTCGCTCGAGCCGTTCGCACCCGTCATCCGCGACGAGGTCAACGTAAAGAACGTGGAGCTGACCAGCGACGTCGACTCCGCCGGCACCTTCGAGGTCGTCGTCAACGCCAAGGTCGCCGGCCCGAAACTGGGCAGGGGCGTCCAGCGGGCGATCAAGAACGTCAAGGCCGGAAACTACGTGCACGACGGGGAGAACGTCGTCGTCGACGGCGACCTGGTGCTCACCCCTGACCTGTACACCGAGCGTCTCATCGCCGCCGACCCGGACTCCACCGCACAGGTGGAGGGGATGGACGGCCTCGTGGTCCTGGACACTGCCCTCACTGAGGAGTTGGAGGCGGAAGGCTGGGCGGCCGATGTCATCCGTGGCCTGCAGGATGCCCGCAAGAACGAAGGGCTCGAGGTGAGCGACCGCATCAGCGTCACCCTCCACGTCTCCGCCGACAAGGAGGAGTGGGCCACCCGCCACGCCGACCACATCGCCGCGGAGACACTGGCCACCTCCTTCACCGTCACAACTGATGCCAACAACAACGGCCACACGGTACTTGATGGTGTGACCGCGGAGGTGTCCAAAAACGGCTAG
- a CDS encoding DivIVA domain-containing protein → MPLTPADVHNVAFSKPPIGKRGYNEDEVDQFLDLVEDTLAQLQDENDDLRARVEELGSGASALAPAAPANQAADKVDESAIRQEIEAKLRKEYEARLSDAENEAKAARSRAEAADAEIRSAREEAAQARKQAEAQKNEAAQAQGMSRPVSQQPAQSSNGDAHVQAARVLGLAQETADRLTREAAEESQRVVEEARSKATTQVSDAEKKAAETTQAAEQRANQLVTDAQRKAEETTNDANSRAEAQIRQAEEQAAKLKADAERKHTEIMNTVKQQQTALESRISELRTFEREYRTRLKTLLESQLEELESRGTSDPSGDVNNK, encoded by the coding sequence ATGCCGCTGACACCAGCTGACGTGCACAATGTCGCTTTCAGCAAGCCGCCGATTGGCAAGCGTGGCTACAACGAAGACGAGGTCGACCAGTTCCTCGACCTCGTCGAAGACACCCTCGCCCAGCTGCAGGATGAGAACGACGATCTCCGCGCACGCGTGGAGGAGCTGGGCTCCGGTGCCAGCGCACTGGCTCCAGCGGCACCTGCGAACCAGGCAGCCGACAAGGTCGACGAGAGCGCCATCCGTCAGGAGATCGAGGCCAAGCTGCGCAAGGAGTACGAGGCCCGCCTGAGCGACGCTGAGAACGAGGCTAAGGCCGCGCGTTCCCGCGCTGAGGCAGCTGACGCAGAGATCCGTTCTGCCCGCGAAGAGGCCGCTCAGGCACGCAAGCAGGCAGAGGCTCAGAAGAACGAAGCAGCCCAGGCACAGGGCATGTCCCGTCCTGTGTCCCAGCAGCCTGCTCAGTCCTCCAACGGCGATGCACATGTCCAGGCAGCCCGCGTTCTGGGTCTGGCCCAGGAGACCGCCGACCGCCTCACCCGCGAGGCGGCGGAAGAGTCGCAGCGCGTTGTCGAGGAGGCTCGTTCCAAGGCGACGACCCAGGTATCGGACGCAGAGAAGAAGGCTGCAGAGACCACCCAGGCTGCCGAGCAGCGCGCCAACCAGCTCGTCACTGATGCGCAGCGCAAGGCTGAGGAGACCACCAACGACGCGAACTCCCGTGCCGAGGCTCAGATCCGTCAGGCCGAGGAGCAGGCGGCGAAGCTCAAGGCCGACGCCGAGCGCAAGCACACCGAGATCATGAACACGGTGAAGCAGCAGCAGACGGCTCTCGAGTCCCGCATCTCCGAGCTCCGCACCTTCGAGCGCGAGTACCGTACCCGCCTGAAGACGCTGCTCGAATCCCAGCTAGAGGAGCTCGAATCCCGTGGCACGTCCGATCCGAGCGGCGATGTGAACAACAAATAA
- a CDS encoding YggT family protein: protein MLGAVLYAIVGLYTLFVIIRLIIEMIQSFSKHFDPPRWFMVLGEFFFVVTDPPIRFLRRFIPPLPLGGVALDVSVIVLFLALAILQMLIRGLML from the coding sequence ATGCTCGGTGCCGTTCTCTATGCAATTGTCGGTTTGTACACGCTTTTTGTGATCATCCGGCTGATCATCGAGATGATTCAGTCCTTTTCCAAGCACTTTGACCCGCCACGCTGGTTCATGGTGCTGGGCGAATTCTTCTTCGTGGTCACCGACCCGCCGATCAGATTCCTCCGGCGCTTCATTCCCCCGCTTCCGCTCGGTGGGGTTGCGCTGGATGTCAGCGTGATTGTCCTGTTCCTCGCGCTCGCGATCCTCCAAATGCTGATCCGCGGACTCATGCTCTAA
- a CDS encoding cell division protein SepF translates to MSFSNSLKEFFGLGQYDPAADPYYDDPAYEDAGSTAYSRSSAAVEPRPRDYGYDARDYSAAIISVRPRNYNDAKEIGEPFRDGDAVVMDLSGVDKPTAMRLIDFAAGLCFAARGKMHKLSRTGDEHLVFAIVPENARTTVSELERAAHLR, encoded by the coding sequence ATGTCCTTCTCGAACAGCCTCAAGGAATTCTTCGGACTTGGCCAGTACGACCCGGCCGCCGATCCGTACTACGACGATCCGGCATACGAGGACGCCGGTTCGACCGCGTACTCCCGTTCCAGCGCCGCCGTCGAGCCGCGCCCCCGCGACTACGGGTACGACGCCCGCGACTACTCCGCCGCAATCATCAGCGTCCGTCCGCGCAACTACAACGACGCCAAGGAGATCGGCGAACCGTTCCGTGACGGCGACGCTGTGGTCATGGACCTGTCCGGCGTGGACAAGCCGACCGCGATGCGCCTGATCGACTTTGCGGCGGGCCTTTGCTTCGCCGCCCGCGGCAAGATGCACAAGCTGTCCCGCACTGGCGATGAGCACCTCGTCTTTGCCATCGTGCCGGAAAACGCCCGCACCACAGTCAGTGAGCTTGAGCGAGCGGCGCATCTCCGTTAA
- a CDS encoding YggS family pyridoxal phosphate-dependent enzyme, giving the protein MERTEERRQEIAAKLNELRAAVVDAEERAGREPGSVDILPVTKFHPVSDVAVLAGLGIEVVGENREQEARAKAEELAGAGVDIRFAMIGQVQSKKANAVARWASEVHSVDSVKLAGGLDRGMALALERGDRTSSTLPCLIQLSFDDDASRGGVPYGNAELVAEVVAAVDDAEHLFFDGFMVVPPRESDPGEVFAASKSICDSYADKFARNLRLSAGMSGDFEEAIAHGSTVVRVGTGLLGPRPVG; this is encoded by the coding sequence ATGGAGCGAACAGAGGAACGTCGCCAAGAAATCGCCGCGAAACTGAATGAGCTACGTGCAGCCGTCGTCGATGCGGAGGAGCGTGCCGGCCGCGAGCCGGGAAGCGTGGACATTCTCCCGGTGACCAAATTCCATCCCGTCTCTGACGTGGCTGTTCTCGCTGGTCTGGGCATTGAAGTTGTGGGCGAGAACAGGGAGCAGGAAGCGCGCGCAAAAGCAGAGGAACTTGCCGGCGCGGGCGTAGACATCCGTTTCGCCATGATTGGGCAGGTCCAGTCGAAGAAGGCGAACGCTGTCGCGCGGTGGGCGAGCGAGGTGCATTCGGTGGACTCGGTGAAGCTGGCTGGCGGTCTCGATCGCGGCATGGCGCTCGCTCTCGAACGTGGCGACCGCACCTCGAGTACGCTGCCTTGCCTCATCCAGCTTTCGTTCGACGACGACGCGTCGCGCGGGGGAGTTCCATACGGTAACGCCGAGCTCGTCGCCGAGGTTGTCGCGGCGGTGGACGACGCGGAACACCTGTTTTTCGACGGCTTCATGGTCGTCCCGCCCCGGGAATCCGATCCGGGGGAGGTGTTCGCGGCGTCGAAAAGCATCTGCGACTCGTACGCGGACAAATTCGCCCGTAATCTCCGCCTGTCCGCGGGAATGTCGGGCGATTTCGAGGAGGCAATTGCGCACGGATCGACTGTCGTGCGTGTCGGAACCGGGCTGCTGGGACCGCGGCCCGTAGGCTGA
- the pgeF gene encoding peptidoglycan editing factor PgeF — MIDTTSRPVRMLFTSRAGGVSAFPYDSFNLGNHVGDVPDAVAANRQRLAEVAGLKPGRFVWMEQLHTNTVTVVDSPQGGPVEATDALVTTQQQLALCVLVADCVPVLLADHHAGVVAAAHAGRLGARNGIVPRTVEVMREHGAEPANIQALLGPAAAGQSYEVPQDMADDVEAHLPGSRTRTKQGTPGLDIRAGLVRQLFSLGVTHIDADPRDTVTDETFFSYRREKTTGRQAGVVWLTGKEN; from the coding sequence ATGATTGACACCACCAGCCGCCCCGTCCGCATGCTGTTCACCAGCCGTGCGGGCGGGGTTTCTGCGTTCCCGTACGATTCCTTCAACCTGGGCAACCACGTCGGTGATGTCCCGGACGCAGTCGCAGCCAACCGACAACGGCTAGCGGAGGTCGCAGGTCTGAAACCGGGCCGCTTCGTCTGGATGGAGCAGCTGCACACCAACACCGTCACGGTGGTGGATAGCCCCCAGGGCGGTCCCGTCGAAGCCACGGATGCGTTGGTGACTACCCAGCAGCAGCTCGCCCTGTGCGTGCTTGTCGCGGACTGCGTGCCGGTGCTTCTCGCTGACCACCACGCCGGAGTTGTCGCGGCCGCGCATGCCGGCCGTCTCGGTGCCCGCAACGGCATTGTCCCCCGCACAGTGGAGGTGATGCGGGAGCACGGGGCGGAACCGGCCAACATCCAAGCCCTGCTCGGGCCGGCTGCGGCGGGGCAGTCCTATGAGGTTCCCCAGGATATGGCCGACGACGTGGAAGCTCACCTGCCGGGATCGCGCACACGCACGAAACAGGGGACACCCGGGCTGGATATCCGCGCAGGACTCGTTCGCCAGCTGTTCAGCCTCGGTGTCACGCACATTGACGCCGACCCGCGCGACACCGTGACGGATGAGACGTTCTTCTCCTACCGCCGCGAGAAGACTACGGGGCGCCAAGCCGGTGTGGTGTGGCTGACAGGAAAGGAGAACTGA
- the ftsZ gene encoding cell division protein FtsZ, whose amino-acid sequence MTSPSNYLAMIRVVGVGGGGVNAVNRMIEEGLKGVEFVAINTDSQALLFTDADTKLDIGREATRGLGAGANPEVGRTSAEDHKQEIEESLKGSDMVFVTAGEGGGTGTGAAPVVAGIAKKMGALTIGVVTRPFSFEGKRRTRQALEGIDALKEVCDTVIVIPNDRLLQLGDAELSMMEAFRAADEVLYNGVQGITNLITIPGMINVDFADVRSVMADAGSALMGVGSARGENRVMAATEQAINSPLLETTMEGAKGVLISVAGGSDLGLMEVNNAASIVEEKADEDANIIFGTIIDDNLGDEVRVTIIATGFDEKANARPQAQGQEQSAEQTAHDSGQPVEAQQVKVEPSAAGETPTPAPSSSSLFEPSHRDQAGEADEYTPRHRYDDSRGGLFTNSDREREYDREREYRSSRHYEDPRGGDDLDVPDFLR is encoded by the coding sequence ATGACCTCACCCAGCAACTACCTCGCCATGATCCGCGTTGTCGGTGTCGGCGGCGGCGGTGTCAACGCAGTGAACCGCATGATCGAAGAGGGCCTGAAGGGTGTCGAGTTCGTCGCCATCAACACGGACTCCCAGGCGCTGCTGTTTACCGACGCAGACACCAAACTCGACATCGGCCGCGAGGCGACGCGCGGTCTCGGCGCTGGCGCTAACCCGGAGGTCGGCCGCACCTCCGCCGAGGACCACAAGCAGGAGATTGAGGAGTCCCTCAAAGGGTCCGACATGGTCTTCGTCACCGCCGGCGAGGGCGGCGGCACTGGTACGGGCGCGGCACCGGTCGTCGCTGGCATCGCCAAGAAAATGGGTGCTCTCACCATCGGCGTTGTCACCCGCCCGTTCTCCTTCGAGGGCAAGCGCCGCACACGACAGGCTCTCGAGGGCATCGATGCTCTGAAGGAAGTGTGCGACACCGTCATTGTCATTCCGAATGACCGCCTGCTGCAGCTGGGCGACGCGGAGCTGTCCATGATGGAAGCGTTCCGCGCCGCCGACGAGGTGCTCTACAACGGTGTTCAGGGCATCACCAACCTGATCACCATCCCGGGCATGATCAACGTCGACTTCGCCGATGTCCGTTCCGTCATGGCCGATGCCGGCTCTGCGCTCATGGGCGTGGGCTCCGCCCGCGGCGAAAACCGCGTCATGGCCGCCACTGAGCAGGCCATCAACTCCCCGCTGTTGGAGACCACCATGGAGGGCGCGAAGGGCGTCCTGATCTCCGTTGCCGGCGGTTCCGACCTCGGGCTGATGGAGGTCAACAACGCTGCGTCCATCGTCGAGGAGAAGGCCGACGAAGACGCCAACATCATCTTCGGCACGATTATCGACGACAACTTGGGCGACGAGGTTCGGGTGACCATCATCGCCACCGGTTTCGACGAGAAGGCCAACGCCCGTCCGCAGGCACAGGGCCAGGAGCAGTCAGCTGAGCAGACTGCCCATGACTCGGGCCAGCCGGTGGAAGCCCAGCAGGTGAAGGTCGAGCCGTCTGCTGCCGGTGAGACCCCGACTCCGGCGCCGTCTTCGAGCTCGCTGTTCGAGCCTTCCCACCGGGATCAGGCGGGCGAAGCCGACGAGTACACGCCGCGCCACCGTTACGACGATTCCCGCGGTGGCCTGTTCACGAACTCCGACCGCGAACGCGAATACGACCGCGAGCGCGAGTACCGCTCCTCCCGCCACTATGAGGATCCCCGGGGCGGCGACGACCTCGATGTGCCGGACTTCCTCCGGTAG
- a CDS encoding cell division protein FtsQ/DivIB has translation MSTSVTPSNSNADRAFGRRSTTTRNRPQQNGKRASGGRRGIPWSRVLGIAGIAAVVLAVLWAVVYFTPLFAVKNVEVEGSRHLSQDEVVTAAGIVEDTPLAQVSMRGTGANVVSLPWVKSATVSRKWPSTVVIEVEENTAVAYVNGSGGAHLIDPEGKEFAQDTPPEDAVELTGSAEGDDAARKDAADIAASLSEPGRAAVKSIEAKSKYEFVLHLKDDRTIVWGASEDNANKALAVDTVLQREGSEFNVTNPRQVTVK, from the coding sequence ATGTCCACTTCCGTGACACCTTCTAACAGCAACGCCGACCGCGCTTTTGGCCGCCGGAGCACCACCACACGTAACCGCCCGCAGCAGAACGGAAAGCGGGCCTCAGGCGGTCGCCGCGGGATTCCGTGGAGCCGAGTTCTCGGGATCGCGGGCATTGCCGCTGTCGTGCTTGCGGTGCTGTGGGCGGTGGTCTACTTCACCCCATTGTTCGCGGTGAAGAATGTCGAGGTGGAGGGGAGCCGGCACTTAAGCCAAGACGAGGTGGTCACCGCCGCTGGTATCGTCGAGGACACCCCGCTGGCGCAGGTGAGCATGCGCGGCACAGGGGCTAACGTCGTTTCGTTGCCGTGGGTGAAATCCGCGACGGTCTCCCGAAAGTGGCCGTCCACTGTCGTGATCGAGGTGGAAGAAAACACGGCCGTGGCATACGTGAATGGCTCGGGCGGGGCGCACCTGATTGACCCCGAGGGCAAGGAATTCGCGCAAGACACGCCTCCTGAAGATGCAGTGGAGCTCACTGGTTCTGCTGAGGGGGATGATGCAGCACGGAAAGATGCGGCCGATATCGCCGCGTCACTCAGTGAGCCGGGCCGTGCTGCGGTGAAGTCGATCGAGGCGAAGTCGAAGTACGAGTTTGTGCTCCACTTGAAGGATGACAGGACCATCGTCTGGGGTGCGAGCGAGGACAACGCGAACAAAGCACTCGCCGTGGACACCGTGCTGCAACGTGAAGGTAGCGAGTTCAACGTGACCAACCCGCGCCAAGTTACCGTCAAGTAG